Proteins encoded within one genomic window of Schaalia sp. HMT-172:
- a CDS encoding PspC domain-containing protein, which translates to MSWSHGPSDPSGDYQQRPPRNRFFESMRGSGWYRAQPRVIGGVCSGVAARTGWDMSLVRVLTVLAAFFIPFVPLAYALGWLLLPEAQDGRIHLEEALEGRFDIAVVGGIVLGLFSLSSLIPSAGLIFGGAGIGFGSFFALAIIGGLIGLVYLVVATASSSNKRRGPGASGQQYGTPQYGTPQYGGQQYGTPQYGGQQGASPAGDTAPFGGTTPSASDAGPASPGQTNPEHPAGYPFYGVPADSPSASRAPGAQAGPRPAAAHPSQPHPGWRPPSGPPKPLQWTPRPAPTHRPRTVSARANLAITGLLVLVAAAVFAGIYMVDKGPAIPFITAATQSQTIARIIVIGGGVCLIIVGLSLAIAALRDRSAGWLTTLSILGIIVALPTAAIGTEATQGAITTIGSTIQNPASDKTVDWTVSSVQGSSPLGTVTLDLSGAPAGTTKSITVSWQAWQNLTIKVAEGQPVQIVCQSSIDSLATNMDNDGWAAPLRDCSDKTATSPSWGKSSLGGITVLITQDAELENLTILQTPDSSGTWGSTPAPTPSVTPSTTPSPTPSPTPTGSQSGN; encoded by the coding sequence ATGAGTTGGTCTCACGGTCCGTCGGACCCCAGCGGCGACTACCAGCAGCGCCCGCCCCGCAACAGGTTCTTTGAGTCCATGCGCGGCTCGGGATGGTACCGCGCGCAGCCTCGCGTCATCGGCGGCGTCTGCTCGGGCGTGGCCGCCCGCACCGGGTGGGACATGTCCCTCGTGCGAGTACTGACCGTCCTCGCCGCGTTCTTCATCCCCTTCGTGCCCCTCGCCTACGCGCTCGGTTGGCTCCTGCTGCCCGAGGCCCAGGACGGCCGCATTCACCTGGAGGAGGCCCTCGAGGGACGCTTCGATATCGCCGTTGTCGGCGGCATTGTCCTCGGCCTGTTCTCCCTGTCGTCCCTCATCCCCTCCGCGGGCCTCATCTTCGGGGGCGCAGGCATCGGATTTGGCTCCTTCTTCGCGCTCGCCATCATCGGCGGCCTCATCGGCCTCGTGTATCTCGTCGTGGCCACCGCCAGCTCGTCGAACAAGCGGCGCGGCCCGGGGGCCTCCGGCCAGCAGTACGGGACCCCGCAGTACGGGACCCCGCAGTACGGCGGCCAGCAGTACGGGACCCCGCAGTATGGCGGCCAGCAGGGCGCCTCGCCGGCGGGGGACACCGCCCCTTTTGGGGGAACCACCCCGTCCGCTAGCGACGCGGGTCCCGCGTCACCGGGGCAAACGAACCCCGAGCACCCCGCCGGATACCCCTTCTACGGAGTCCCGGCAGACTCCCCCAGCGCCTCCAGGGCCCCCGGCGCGCAGGCCGGGCCGCGCCCGGCCGCCGCTCATCCCTCCCAGCCCCACCCGGGCTGGAGGCCCCCCTCGGGCCCGCCCAAGCCTCTTCAGTGGACCCCGCGTCCCGCGCCGACCCACCGGCCCCGCACGGTGTCCGCGCGCGCGAACCTGGCTATCACGGGCCTCCTGGTCCTCGTCGCTGCCGCCGTCTTCGCCGGCATCTACATGGTTGACAAGGGACCCGCCATCCCCTTCATCACGGCCGCAACACAGTCCCAGACGATCGCGCGCATCATCGTCATCGGAGGCGGCGTGTGCCTGATCATCGTCGGCCTCTCCCTCGCGATCGCGGCCCTGCGCGACCGCAGCGCCGGCTGGCTCACGACTCTGTCCATTCTCGGAATCATCGTCGCGCTGCCCACCGCCGCCATCGGCACGGAGGCCACGCAGGGCGCGATCACCACGATCGGCTCCACGATCCAGAATCCGGCCAGCGACAAGACGGTGGATTGGACCGTCAGCTCCGTGCAGGGCTCGAGCCCCCTGGGCACCGTCACGCTCGACCTGAGCGGCGCCCCCGCGGGCACCACCAAGTCGATCACCGTGAGCTGGCAGGCCTGGCAGAACCTGACGATCAAGGTCGCCGAGGGGCAGCCCGTCCAGATCGTGTGCCAGTCAAGCATCGATTCCCTGGCCACGAACATGGACAACGACGGCTGGGCCGCTCCGCTGAGGGACTGCTCCGACAAGACGGCGACCTCCCCCTCGTGGGGCAAGTCCTCTCTCGGCGGCATCACGGTGCTCATCACGCAAGACGCGGAGTTGGAGAACCTGACGATCCTGCAGACCCCGGATTCGTCCGGCACGTGGGGTTCCACGCCGGCGCCGACGCCCAGCGTGACGCCGAGCACGACGCCCAGCCCCACCCCGTCCCCCACCCCCACCGGCTCCCAGTCGGGTAACTGA
- a CDS encoding response regulator transcription factor, which translates to MTIRILVIDDHPMVRAGVRSELENSGADLEIVGDASDVEGAIAACRALTPDVALLDVHLPGGNGGGGAEVASACRDIEGLHFLALSVSDSAEDVVQVIRAGARGYVTKSISTPDLVEAIGRVAAGDAAFSPRLAGFVLDAFGTGEVSTTDSELDLLSAREQEVMRLIARGYTYKEVAHDLFISIKTVETHVSSVLRKLQLSNRNELTRWAMQRHIV; encoded by the coding sequence GTGACCATCCGCATCCTCGTCATCGACGATCACCCCATGGTTCGCGCCGGGGTGCGATCCGAACTCGAAAACTCCGGGGCCGACCTCGAGATCGTCGGGGACGCCTCCGACGTCGAAGGCGCCATCGCCGCCTGCCGCGCCCTGACCCCCGACGTCGCCCTCCTCGACGTGCACCTGCCCGGCGGCAACGGCGGAGGCGGCGCCGAAGTCGCCAGCGCCTGCCGCGACATCGAGGGCCTGCACTTCCTGGCCCTGTCCGTCTCCGACTCCGCCGAAGACGTCGTCCAGGTCATCCGGGCGGGCGCTCGCGGATACGTCACCAAGTCGATCTCCACGCCCGACCTCGTCGAGGCCATCGGGCGAGTGGCGGCCGGGGACGCCGCCTTCAGCCCGCGCCTGGCCGGCTTCGTGCTGGACGCTTTCGGCACCGGCGAGGTCTCCACGACCGACAGCGAGCTGGACCTGCTCTCCGCCCGCGAGCAGGAGGTCATGCGCCTCATCGCCCGCGGCTACACCTACAAGGAAGTCGCCCACGACCTGTTCATCTCCATCAAGACCGTGGAAACGCACGTCAGCTCCGTCCTCCGCAAACTCCAGCTCTCTAACCGCAACGAGCTGACGCGATGGGCCATGCAGCGCCACATCGTGTGA
- a CDS encoding ATP-binding protein, with protein MPTPWMGGVCSGLAVHLGIPVLLVRVTLIGFTVLGVGALAYLWLWVTVPEDTPEASASGTLSPGLVRLREERAAQVARNRMIATGVGLLVAAVAGTILNATSTLDWRDMGSIISIVSGITLVWSQSREVRNWRSMRFIGAVLGGIALLSLGVVMVASRDNPPVILLRGGLIGAALVAGVLFALVPMWLRTTKDLSQAQAQRVRDAERADIAAHLHDSVLQALTLIRASAEDPARVRAIALTEERELRAWLYTGHAGAADSLEAAVTEAVVGVESRYGVPISVVVVGDMRPGPGELALVAALAEACQNAVRHGAPPVSVYVEVRPQAVEAFIKDSGAGFDLATIAPDRHGVRDSIVGRMRRAGGEATIRRLARGTEIALSVPRSDILEQTAPTGRTQ; from the coding sequence ATGCCCACCCCCTGGATGGGGGGCGTCTGCTCGGGCCTGGCCGTGCACCTGGGGATCCCGGTGCTCCTCGTGCGCGTCACGCTCATCGGCTTCACCGTGCTCGGCGTGGGCGCCCTCGCCTACCTGTGGCTGTGGGTGACGGTCCCCGAGGACACGCCCGAGGCCTCGGCGTCGGGCACGCTCAGCCCCGGCCTCGTGCGCCTGCGAGAGGAACGGGCGGCCCAGGTCGCGCGTAACCGCATGATCGCGACGGGCGTGGGGCTCCTGGTTGCCGCCGTGGCCGGCACGATCCTGAACGCGACGAGCACCCTCGACTGGCGCGACATGGGATCCATCATCTCGATCGTCTCCGGCATTACCCTGGTGTGGAGCCAGAGCCGCGAGGTGCGCAACTGGCGCTCTATGCGCTTCATCGGGGCGGTCCTGGGCGGCATCGCGCTGCTCAGCCTCGGCGTCGTCATGGTCGCCTCACGCGACAACCCGCCCGTCATCCTGCTGCGCGGCGGCCTCATCGGCGCGGCCCTGGTCGCCGGCGTCCTCTTCGCCCTCGTGCCCATGTGGCTGCGCACCACCAAGGACCTGTCCCAGGCCCAAGCCCAGCGCGTGCGCGACGCCGAGCGCGCCGACATCGCCGCCCACCTGCACGACTCCGTCCTCCAGGCCCTGACCCTCATCCGCGCCTCCGCCGAAGACCCCGCCCGCGTGCGCGCCATCGCCCTGACGGAGGAGCGCGAGCTGCGCGCCTGGCTTTACACGGGCCACGCCGGGGCCGCCGACTCCCTCGAGGCCGCCGTCACCGAGGCCGTCGTCGGGGTCGAGAGCCGCTACGGCGTGCCCATCAGCGTCGTCGTCGTCGGCGACATGCGGCCGGGTCCCGGTGAGCTCGCCCTCGTCGCGGCCCTGGCCGAGGCCTGCCAAAACGCCGTGCGCCACGGCGCCCCGCCCGTCTCCGTCTACGTCGAGGTGCGCCCCCAGGCCGTGGAGGCCTTCATCAAGGACAGCGGCGCGGGCTTCGACCTCGCCACCATCGCCCCCGACCGCCACGGCGTGCGCGACTCCATCGTGGGGCGCATGCGCCGCGCCGGGGGAGAGGCCACGATCAGGCGTCTCGCGCGCGGAACCGAAATCGCCCTGAGCGTTCCCCGCTCCGATATCCTGGAACAAACAGCCCCGACCGGGAGGACACAGTGA
- a CDS encoding HPr family phosphocarrier protein, with the protein MISRTVAIGSSVGLHARPASVLAEAVDDSGVEVTIAFDGEEADAASLLEIMTLGAKHGDVVTLSTEDDSAGAVLDSLVELLSRDLDQE; encoded by the coding sequence ATGATTTCCCGCACCGTTGCAATTGGTTCCTCCGTTGGCCTCCATGCGCGTCCCGCTTCCGTCCTCGCCGAGGCCGTTGATGACTCCGGCGTCGAGGTGACCATCGCGTTTGATGGCGAGGAGGCCGACGCCGCGTCGCTCCTCGAGATCATGACCCTGGGCGCCAAGCACGGCGACGTCGTCACGCTGTCCACCGAGGATGATTCCGCGGGTGCGGTGCTCGACTCGCTCGTCGAGCTGCTCTCGCGCGACCTCGACCAGGAGTGA
- the ptsP gene encoding phosphoenolpyruvate--protein phosphotransferase, with product MATHDVLHGIGVSAGTAAAPAAIVQPAPGVDTSEPGSVDAAADGARVREALAAVASRLSERAAKAPEETKAILKATAQLAGDRGLAKAVDKKLKKGLGITQAVHDAVEDYAQMLRSLGGYMAERATDLYDVRDRAICELRGLPEPGVPAFDGTVILVARDLAPAETATLNPETVLGIITEVGGPTSHTAILAAQLGIPAIVKAGGIMDVEEGTVLALDGGVGEVIVAPTEDEIALLKERSLRRAQALAGSTGKGATFDGYPVKLLANIGTVDDALKASKVDLEGSGLFRTEFLFLERADAPSLEEQTDTYTKVLQAFGDRRVVVRTLDAGADKPLSFADLGAEENPALGVRGLRLCQRREDLIDTQLQALAAAYKATGAELWVMAPMVATPSEATWFADKARGYGLPKVGIMIEVPAAALRAEQLLSIVDFASIGTNDLTQYTMAADRLDGNLAPLLNPWQPAVLEMIRHACNGGRATGKPIGVCGEAGGDPLLALVLTGLGVASLSMAPSKVNAVRAALRMHDLATCQQMAAFAVDAPNAKEGRENVLKLVAPAMLDLL from the coding sequence ATGGCGACGCATGACGTCCTGCACGGGATTGGCGTCTCCGCTGGCACCGCTGCTGCGCCCGCCGCTATCGTTCAGCCTGCACCCGGCGTTGACACGTCGGAGCCGGGCAGCGTCGATGCTGCCGCCGACGGCGCGCGTGTCCGCGAGGCGCTCGCAGCTGTCGCCTCGCGCCTGAGCGAGCGCGCGGCGAAGGCGCCGGAAGAGACGAAGGCAATCCTGAAGGCCACCGCTCAGCTCGCGGGCGACCGTGGCCTGGCTAAGGCCGTCGACAAGAAGCTGAAGAAGGGCCTCGGTATCACCCAGGCTGTCCACGACGCGGTCGAGGACTACGCGCAGATGTTGCGCAGCCTGGGCGGCTACATGGCGGAGCGTGCGACCGACCTGTACGACGTGCGCGACCGCGCGATCTGTGAGCTGCGCGGACTGCCCGAGCCGGGCGTCCCCGCGTTCGACGGCACGGTCATCCTGGTGGCGCGCGACCTGGCTCCCGCCGAGACCGCGACCCTGAACCCGGAGACCGTCCTCGGTATCATCACCGAGGTCGGCGGCCCCACCTCGCACACGGCGATCCTGGCCGCCCAGCTGGGCATTCCCGCGATCGTCAAGGCCGGGGGAATCATGGACGTCGAGGAGGGCACCGTCCTGGCCCTCGACGGCGGCGTCGGCGAGGTCATCGTCGCTCCCACCGAGGACGAGATCGCCTTGCTGAAGGAGCGCTCGCTGCGCCGGGCGCAGGCGCTGGCCGGCTCGACCGGCAAGGGCGCGACCTTCGACGGCTACCCCGTCAAGCTCCTGGCCAACATCGGTACGGTCGACGACGCGCTTAAGGCTTCCAAGGTGGACCTGGAGGGGTCGGGCCTGTTCCGCACCGAGTTCCTGTTCCTGGAACGCGCGGACGCTCCCTCGCTGGAGGAGCAGACGGACACCTACACGAAGGTCCTGCAGGCCTTCGGTGACCGTCGCGTTGTCGTGCGCACCTTGGATGCTGGCGCGGACAAGCCGCTGAGCTTCGCGGATCTGGGTGCCGAGGAGAACCCCGCCCTGGGCGTGCGCGGTCTGCGCCTGTGCCAGAGGCGTGAGGATCTCATCGACACGCAGCTGCAGGCCCTCGCGGCCGCCTACAAGGCGACCGGCGCGGAACTGTGGGTGATGGCCCCCATGGTCGCCACCCCCAGCGAAGCCACGTGGTTCGCGGATAAGGCGCGAGGGTACGGCCTGCCCAAGGTCGGCATCATGATCGAGGTGCCCGCGGCCGCCCTGCGCGCCGAGCAGCTCCTGTCGATCGTGGACTTCGCGTCCATCGGCACGAACGACCTGACGCAGTACACGATGGCGGCGGACCGCCTGGACGGCAACCTGGCGCCGCTGCTCAACCCGTGGCAGCCGGCCGTCCTGGAGATGATTCGTCACGCCTGCAACGGCGGTCGCGCGACCGGCAAGCCGATCGGCGTGTGTGGCGAGGCCGGCGGCGACCCGCTGCTGGCCCTGGTCCTCACCGGCCTGGGTGTCGCCTCCCTGTCGATGGCGCCCTCGAAGGTCAACGCGGTTCGTGCGGCCCTGCGCATGCACGACCTGGCGACCTGCCAGCAGATGGCCGCCTTCGCGGTGGATGCTCCCAACGCCAAGGAAGGCCGCGAGAACGTGCTGAAGCTGGTGGCTCCGGCCATGCTGGATCTGCTCTGA